A single genomic interval of Acipenser ruthenus chromosome 28, fAciRut3.2 maternal haplotype, whole genome shotgun sequence harbors:
- the apip gene encoding methylthioribulose-1-phosphate dehydratase — MTSSACNGDCPDHHTEHYEDKLHPRTLIPELCRQFYQLGWVTGTGGGISLKHGDQIFIAPSGVQKERIQPEDMFVCDVEERDISCPPACKKLKKSQCTPLFMNAYTMRGAGAVIHTHSKAAVMATLLFPGKEFRITHQEMIKGIRKGSSGTSYRYDDTLVVPIIENTPEERDLKDRMARAMDQYPESCAVLVRRHGVYVWGESWEKAKTMCECYDYLFDIAVQMKQCGLDPSQLPAEEKGIV; from the exons ATGACCTCTTCTGCATGCAATGGGGACTGTCCTGATCACCACACAGAACATTATGAG GATAAACTGCATCCCCGCACACTGATCCCTGAGCTCTGCAGGCAGTTCTACCAGCTGGGCTGGGTGACGGGCACTGGAGGAGGCATCAGCCTCAAGCATGG agatcAGATCTTCATCGCCCCTTCAGGAGTGCAGAAGGAGAGGATCCAG CCTGAAGACATGTTTGTATGTGATGTGGAGGAACGGGATATCAGCTGCCCTCCGGCCTGTAAGAAGCTGAAGAAGAGCCAGTGCACTCCCCTGTTTATGAACGCCTACACCATGAGAG gGGCTGGTGCAGTGATCCACACCCACTCGAAGGCAGCCGTGATGGCCACTTTGCTCTTCCCTGGGAAGGAGTTCCGCATCACTCACCAGGAGATGATCAAGGGCATTCGTAAGGGCAGCTCGGGGACCAGCTACAG GTACGATGACACCCTGGTGGTCCCCATCATCGAGAACACCCCTGAGGAGAGGGATCTGAAGGACAGGATGGCACGAGCAATGGACCAGTACCCAGAGTCCTGTGCAGTACTGGTCCGACGCCACGGGGTATACGTCTGGGGGGAGTCCTGGGAGAAGGCCAAGACCAT GTGTGAATGCTACGACTACCTCTTTGATATTGCTGTCCAGATGAAGCAGTGTGGTCTGGACCCATCCCAGCTCCCTGCCGAGGAGAAAGGAATCGTATGA